Proteins encoded by one window of Anaerolineales bacterium:
- a CDS encoding MogA/MoaB family molybdenum cofactor biosynthesis protein, with product MGAVDHREKAGKGAVVLALVTVSDTRTPETDVNGTYLRERFEGLGHVIAGYAIVKDEPDQVAAVLDEMTAIPAVQIVIFNGGTGIAPRDTTYDIIARALTKTLPGFGELFRLLSYQEVGAAAMLSRATAGVYRGKVVFSTPGSPNAVQVAVEKLILPELNHLAWEVARKG from the coding sequence ATGGGCGCAGTAGACCACCGAGAAAAAGCAGGCAAGGGCGCGGTTGTGCTTGCCCTTGTCACCGTTAGCGATACGCGGACGCCAGAAACAGATGTGAATGGAACCTACCTCCGCGAGCGATTCGAGGGCTTAGGGCATGTCATTGCGGGCTACGCCATTGTGAAGGACGAACCGGATCAGGTTGCGGCTGTCTTGGACGAGATGACCGCCATTCCTGCCGTTCAGATCGTGATCTTCAACGGTGGGACGGGCATTGCCCCCCGCGACACCACCTATGACATTATCGCCCGCGCCCTGACAAAGACACTCCCGGGCTTTGGCGAACTATTCCGCCTGTTGAGCTACCAAGAGGTTGGTGCAGCGGCGATGTTGAGTCGGGCGACAGCGGGTGTCTATCGGGGAAAAGTCGTTTTTAGCACGCCCGGATCGCCCAATGCCGTTCAGGTTGCGGTGGAAAAGTTGATTCTGCCAGAATTGAACCACCTTGCCTGGGAAGTCGCCCGGAAAGGGTAA
- the uvrC gene encoding excinuclease ABC subunit UvrC, whose protein sequence is MVFTPSDHLLSLLKNLPHKPGCYLMRDASGVIIYVGKAIDLHSRVRSYFDSHVTDPKTLRLRESIRHIDFIVLPSEIAALHTEYHLIREHQPKFNIRFKDDKRYPYIAVRWAKDFPTVELTRRMDQDGSRYFGPYTSAWSVRETLDVLRRAFPYLTCDRDISGKDDRACLYYDIKLCNAPCIGNVDRERYRANIQHLMDFLSGHSDAIIKDMRRDMAEAAEALNFERAAALRDRLRAMERIVERQKVVMPNDVDNDVIAFAQEKTDTCVQVLFIRGGKLIGKEYFLLDGADETTDAEILRNFVLQFYENAATIPEEVLLPEQVAESKLLEQWLRDKRGGKKVTITAPRRGNKAELVGIAAENAKETLAMLRAQWAADTNKQTAAMSELQAALELPTPPNRIECFDISTLQGTATVASRVVFVQGVPRKVEYRKFNIRTVTTTGEPNDFQSMREALTRRFQRYADGVSKPNTAPGQKDNDETWRLLPDLLILDGGKGQLGIGIEVLKQFHLLDKVPIVGLAKQHEELFLPGRAESVMLPRRSESLFLVQRIRDEAHRFAITANRAQRAKKGLVSRLESISGVGPSKRKALLNAFGKDIDRIRAATLDELMTVPGISRALAEKIKESL, encoded by the coding sequence CGCTCCGCCTGCGCGAATCGATTCGCCATATTGATTTCATTGTCTTGCCAAGCGAAATCGCCGCGCTGCATACCGAATATCACCTTATCCGTGAACATCAACCCAAATTCAACATTCGCTTTAAAGACGACAAACGCTACCCGTATATTGCCGTCCGATGGGCGAAAGATTTTCCGACGGTGGAACTCACCCGACGGATGGATCAAGATGGCAGCCGTTATTTTGGTCCGTATACCTCGGCATGGTCGGTGCGGGAGACGTTGGATGTCCTACGGCGGGCATTTCCTTACCTCACCTGTGATCGAGACATCAGCGGGAAGGATGATCGGGCATGCCTGTATTACGACATCAAACTGTGCAACGCGCCCTGTATTGGCAACGTGGATCGGGAGCGCTACCGCGCAAACATCCAACACCTGATGGACTTTCTGAGCGGTCACAGCGACGCGATCATCAAGGATATGCGCCGTGATATGGCGGAGGCAGCCGAGGCGCTTAATTTTGAGCGTGCCGCCGCCCTTCGTGACCGTCTGCGGGCGATGGAGCGCATTGTTGAACGGCAAAAGGTCGTCATGCCCAACGATGTCGATAACGATGTGATCGCCTTTGCCCAAGAGAAAACAGATACATGTGTGCAAGTCCTGTTCATTCGCGGCGGGAAACTGATTGGGAAAGAGTATTTTCTTCTGGACGGCGCGGACGAGACGACGGACGCCGAAATTTTGCGGAATTTCGTCCTTCAGTTTTACGAAAACGCGGCGACCATTCCAGAGGAAGTCCTTTTACCGGAACAGGTTGCCGAGTCAAAACTTCTCGAACAATGGCTGCGCGATAAACGCGGCGGGAAGAAAGTCACCATCACCGCACCGCGCAGAGGAAACAAGGCAGAATTGGTGGGCATTGCCGCCGAGAACGCGAAGGAAACGCTCGCCATGCTGCGGGCGCAGTGGGCGGCGGATACAAACAAGCAGACGGCAGCCATGAGCGAACTTCAAGCAGCGTTGGAACTCCCCACCCCGCCGAACCGCATCGAGTGTTTCGACATTAGCACCTTGCAAGGTACGGCGACGGTTGCCAGCCGCGTCGTCTTTGTTCAGGGCGTGCCCCGCAAAGTGGAATACCGAAAGTTCAACATTCGCACGGTGACGACAACAGGTGAACCGAATGATTTTCAATCCATGCGAGAGGCGCTCACCCGCCGCTTTCAACGCTATGCCGATGGCGTCTCAAAGCCCAACACTGCACCGGGGCAAAAAGACAATGACGAGACATGGCGCTTACTCCCTGATCTGCTGATCTTAGACGGTGGCAAGGGGCAGCTTGGCATTGGTATTGAGGTGCTAAAACAGTTTCACTTATTGGATAAGGTGCCGATTGTTGGGTTGGCAAAACAGCATGAGGAATTGTTCCTCCCCGGACGCGCCGAGTCGGTTATGCTGCCGCGCCGTTCAGAATCGTTGTTCCTCGTCCAGCGGATAAGGGATGAGGCGCACCGTTTTGCGATCACCGCCAACCGCGCTCAACGGGCGAAAAAAGGTCTTGTCAGCCGCCTCGAAAGCATTTCCGGTGTCGGTCCCTCCAAGCGTAAGGCGCTCTTGAATGCGTTTGGCAAAGACATTGACCGAATACGTGCGGCAACGCTGGATGAACTCATGACGGTGCCGGGCATCAGCCGGGCGCTGGCGGAGAAGATCAAAGAGTCTCTTTAA